In Sphingobacterium thalpophilum, a genomic segment contains:
- a CDS encoding NuoM family protein, with protein sequence MPILSLLIFLPLLATALILALPTRYKSSYKYIALAFTAIQFVLAGICYAQFDASKTGVQDLAGFQFVEQLSWIRLDLGSIGKLEIDYLIGIDGISMPLLLLSAFVMLMAIGASWNIQKSPKGYFALLMVLNMAIMGIFCALDFFLFYLFYEVMLLPLYFLIGIWGGARREYAAIKFFLYTLFGSVFMLLIIVGLYFSVINPLTGAHTFNMIYMMNPQNYLEGSIFGWEGYQEILGVSARLIGFIVLFFAFAIKVPIAPLHTWLPDAHVEAPTPVSIILAGILLKIGGYGIIRICYSIFPDMAALSNWWLGLIGVVSIIYGALNALSQKDLKRMIAYSSVSHMGFVLLGIASLTAEGISGAMFQMISHGFLSAALFFLVGVVYDRVHDRNIYSFRGLAQIMPKYTGYVAVAFFASLGLPGFSAFIGEAFVIIGSFNAESVGTGLPRWMAIAGSIGILLSAAYLLWTLQRMFFGQIRLKGGESWSNALTDVNLREQIILFPTLALALLLGIMPALVFNNLNASVLNLVSFIQQFI encoded by the coding sequence ATGCCTATTCTATCCTTATTGATATTTTTACCGCTATTGGCTACGGCGCTCATTCTCGCCTTACCAACACGCTATAAATCGAGTTACAAATATATTGCTTTAGCATTCACAGCAATACAATTTGTACTGGCCGGAATATGTTATGCACAGTTTGATGCAAGCAAAACAGGAGTCCAAGATCTGGCGGGCTTTCAATTTGTTGAACAGCTTTCTTGGATCCGATTAGATTTAGGATCAATAGGTAAATTAGAGATCGATTATCTTATTGGTATTGATGGGATCTCCATGCCCTTGTTATTGCTGAGTGCTTTCGTTATGCTAATGGCTATAGGCGCTTCTTGGAATATACAGAAAAGTCCGAAGGGATACTTTGCCTTGCTCATGGTACTCAATATGGCAATTATGGGAATTTTCTGCGCACTGGATTTCTTCCTATTCTATTTGTTTTATGAAGTCATGTTACTGCCACTCTACTTCTTGATCGGTATCTGGGGTGGTGCAAGACGGGAATACGCAGCCATAAAATTCTTTCTATATACCCTATTCGGGTCGGTATTTATGTTGTTGATTATCGTAGGATTGTATTTTTCAGTAATCAACCCTTTGACTGGAGCACATACCTTCAACATGATCTATATGATGAATCCACAGAATTATCTTGAGGGCTCTATTTTCGGCTGGGAGGGTTACCAGGAAATTTTGGGGGTTTCGGCTCGACTGATCGGTTTCATTGTGCTCTTCTTTGCCTTTGCCATTAAAGTACCCATTGCTCCCCTACATACTTGGCTACCGGATGCGCACGTTGAAGCGCCGACACCAGTATCTATTATTCTTGCTGGTATCCTTCTGAAAATTGGTGGTTACGGTATCATCCGTATCTGTTATAGTATCTTTCCCGATATGGCAGCCTTATCCAATTGGTGGCTTGGATTGATCGGTGTTGTATCCATTATTTATGGAGCCTTGAATGCCTTATCACAAAAAGACCTGAAACGAATGATTGCTTATTCATCGGTCTCTCATATGGGTTTTGTGCTGCTTGGTATTGCATCGCTGACTGCAGAAGGTATTTCTGGCGCCATGTTTCAGATGATTTCCCATGGATTCTTATCAGCGGCACTCTTTTTCCTTGTTGGCGTGGTCTATGACCGAGTACATGACAGAAATATCTATAGTTTCCGTGGCCTAGCTCAAATTATGCCCAAATATACAGGCTATGTTGCTGTCGCATTTTTTGCTTCCTTGGGTTTACCAGGCTTTTCAGCTTTTATTGGAGAGGCCTTTGTCATTATCGGTTCGTTCAATGCCGAGAGTGTTGGCACAGGACTGCCCCGTTGGATGGCTATAGCAGGTTCTATAGGTATACTATTAAGTGCCGCCTACCTACTCTGGACCTTGCAACGCATGTTTTTTGGACAAATACGTTTAAAAGGCGGCGAATCTTGGAGCAATGCGCTAACAGATGTGAATTTACGCGAACAGATCATCTTATTTCCTACCCTAGCGCTCGCCTTATTACTTGGAATTATGCCGGCTTTAGTATTTAACAACCTAAACGCTAGTGTTCTGAATCTCGTGAGTTTTATCCAACAATTTATCTAA